The proteins below come from a single Actinomycetota bacterium genomic window:
- the clpX gene encoding ATP-dependent Clp protease ATP-binding subunit ClpX: MSETTKDSGEQLLCSFCGKSQRQVKKLIAGPGVYICDECIDLCNEIIDEEAASGPAAIEAETLPRPREIYNVLNDYVVGQEEAKRTLSVAVYNHYKRIQMTQSGEGEVELHKSNILLLGPTGCGKTLLAQTLARILNVPFAIADATALTEAGYVGEDVENILLKLIHAADFDIKRAETGIIYIDEVDKIARKSDNPSITRDVSGEGVQQALLKILEGTVASVPPQGGRKHPHQEFLTIDTTNVLFICGGAFAGLDGVIDRRIGKKGVGFAAELRNQSPLDPHNLFAEVLPEDLVQFGLIPEFIGRLPVVTSVHQLTRDDLVTILIEPKNALTRQYQRFFSYDGAELVFSDDSLGAIADRALERETGARGLRSILEEALLDVMFELPSREDVRKCVVTRETIEKGLPPTLVTEAAHGSSDDEELPPLAEAGESA; this comes from the coding sequence ATGTCCGAGACCACGAAAGACAGCGGCGAGCAGCTCCTGTGCAGCTTCTGCGGCAAGTCGCAGCGCCAGGTCAAGAAGCTCATCGCCGGACCCGGCGTGTACATCTGCGACGAGTGCATCGACCTCTGCAACGAGATCATCGACGAGGAGGCCGCCTCCGGCCCCGCGGCGATCGAGGCCGAGACGCTCCCGCGGCCACGTGAGATCTACAACGTCCTGAACGACTACGTGGTGGGCCAGGAGGAGGCCAAGCGCACCCTCTCGGTGGCGGTGTACAACCACTACAAGCGCATCCAGATGACGCAGTCCGGCGAGGGGGAGGTGGAGCTCCACAAGAGCAACATCCTCCTGCTCGGCCCCACGGGTTGCGGCAAGACCCTCCTCGCGCAGACCCTCGCGCGCATCCTCAACGTGCCCTTCGCCATCGCCGACGCCACGGCGCTCACCGAGGCCGGATACGTGGGCGAGGACGTCGAGAACATCCTGCTCAAGCTCATCCACGCCGCCGACTTCGACATCAAGCGCGCCGAGACCGGGATTATCTACATCGACGAGGTCGACAAGATCGCCCGCAAGAGCGACAACCCCTCGATCACGCGCGATGTCTCGGGCGAGGGCGTGCAGCAGGCGTTGCTGAAGATCCTCGAGGGCACGGTGGCATCGGTGCCGCCCCAGGGCGGGCGCAAGCACCCGCACCAGGAGTTCCTCACCATCGACACCACGAACGTCCTGTTCATCTGCGGCGGCGCGTTCGCCGGGCTCGACGGCGTGATCGACCGGCGCATCGGCAAGAAGGGCGTGGGCTTCGCGGCCGAACTTCGCAATCAGTCGCCCCTCGACCCGCACAACCTCTTCGCCGAGGTGCTGCCGGAGGACCTCGTGCAGTTCGGCCTCATCCCCGAGTTCATCGGCCGCCTGCCGGTGGTCACCTCCGTGCACCAACTCACGCGCGACGACCTGGTGACCATCCTCATCGAGCCGAAGAACGCCCTCACCCGCCAGTACCAGCGGTTCTTCTCCTACGACGGGGCGGAGCTGGTGTTCAGCGACGACTCGCTCGGCGCCATCGCCGACCGCGCGCTCGAGCGCGAGACCGGGGCCCGCGGACTGCGGTCGATCCTCGAGGAGGCCCTGCTCGACGTCATGTTCGAGCTGCCCTCACGCGAGGACGTGCGCAAGTGCGTCGTCACCCGCGAGACGATCGAGAAGGGCCTGCCGCCCACGCTGGTCACCGAGGCCGCGCACGGCAGCAGTGACGACGAGGAGCTCCCGCCCCTCGCAGAGGCCGGGGAGTCGGCGTAG
- a CDS encoding zinc ribbon domain-containing protein produces MNAVSDFFGSTAWTIALIITQVFAVALWLALAYWVYQDSRRRFENAGAITGSTVLALVIPFLGALIYLFIRPPEYLTDAHDRELETLALEAQVEGLRCPECEAVVGPKFLVCPMCTTPLREPCRRCSEPLEPSWRVCPYCAAAASPSASSFSEETRIS; encoded by the coding sequence CTGAACGCAGTCTCTGACTTCTTCGGTTCGACGGCGTGGACCATCGCGCTCATCATCACCCAGGTGTTCGCGGTCGCTCTGTGGCTGGCCCTCGCCTACTGGGTGTATCAGGACTCCCGCCGGCGCTTTGAGAACGCCGGGGCCATCACGGGGTCGACGGTGCTGGCGCTCGTTATCCCATTCCTCGGCGCGCTCATCTACCTGTTCATCCGGCCGCCGGAGTACCTCACCGACGCCCACGACCGCGAGCTCGAGACGCTCGCCCTCGAGGCACAGGTCGAGGGCCTGCGGTGCCCCGAGTGCGAAGCCGTGGTCGGGCCGAAGTTCCTCGTGTGCCCCATGTGCACCACCCCGCTGCGCGAGCCCTGCCGCCGCTGCTCCGAGCCACTCGAGCCCTCGTGGCGCGTGTGCCCCTACTGCGCGGCCGCGGCATCGCCCAGCGCCTCCAGCTTTTCCGAGGAGACCCGCATCTCATGA
- a CDS encoding valine--tRNA ligase: protein MGHALNGTVQDVLIRRHRMAGYEAEWVTGTDHAGIATQAVVEKELANDGVRRLDMTREEFLGRVWEWKAEYGGRIIEQFTRLGCTMDYSRERFTMDDGYAEAVLRVFVDLYEKGYVYRDTYLVNWDPGLGSAISDLEVENREVTDTLVQIAYPLADGSGELVVATVRPETMLGDTAVAVNPDDERYRDLVGKSVVLPLSGREVPIIGDEHVDPAFGTGALKVTPAHDPNDFEIMKRHGLDAVQVIGEDGRITDAAPEAYRGLPVAEAQDRVVADLEAQGLIRGTEDYLHTVPFSHRSGARVEPLLSLQWFCDMEALARPAIEAEENGDVRFTPPTWGRVYRDWLEEIRPWCLSRQLWWGHQLPVWYRGDEVHVGMEPPGGDGWERDPDVLDTWFSSALWPFATLGWPDRTVELSRFYPTSVLSTAREIIFLWVARMVMMGLEYMGEVPFRDVYIHSVVQAPDGRRMSKSLGTGIDPLDVVDREGADALRFGLLMITSTQDVRFSEDRIRQGRQLVTKLWNATRLVVERGGRAGAQPAPEMLGDRWIASVIGGAIAQSDDLVQGFEFSQFADGLYHLVFDDLCDWYLELLKAGLATPEFAGAALEQVLALAHPVIPFTTEECWSRLPGSEGLMLTHAPPEAPGPHDEQAEAAIGALREAVQAIRSFRAEHGVPQREALVAAVAADRPTGLPVDALAAIANLEVGDPGDDALVLSLSYGRILLTAPAVDVQAERVRLQAALDAARIELARARKQLSNEKFTSRAPEHLVDAEREKARRFAAEVDEVSARLDALG, encoded by the coding sequence ATGGGCCACGCGCTCAACGGCACCGTCCAGGACGTGCTGATCCGTCGCCACCGCATGGCGGGATACGAGGCCGAGTGGGTCACGGGCACCGACCACGCCGGCATCGCGACGCAGGCGGTGGTGGAGAAGGAGCTCGCGAACGACGGCGTGCGGCGCCTCGACATGACGCGCGAGGAGTTCCTGGGTCGCGTATGGGAGTGGAAGGCCGAGTACGGCGGGCGCATCATCGAGCAGTTCACCCGGCTTGGCTGCACCATGGACTACTCGCGCGAGCGATTCACGATGGACGACGGCTATGCCGAGGCGGTGCTGCGGGTCTTCGTGGATCTCTACGAGAAGGGCTATGTGTACCGCGACACATACCTCGTCAACTGGGACCCGGGCCTGGGATCGGCCATCTCGGACCTCGAGGTGGAGAACCGCGAGGTGACCGACACCCTGGTGCAGATCGCCTACCCGCTGGCCGATGGCTCGGGCGAGCTCGTGGTGGCCACCGTGCGCCCCGAGACCATGCTGGGCGACACTGCCGTAGCCGTGAACCCCGACGACGAGCGCTACCGCGACCTGGTGGGCAAGTCCGTGGTGCTACCGCTCTCGGGGCGCGAGGTCCCCATCATCGGCGATGAGCACGTGGACCCCGCGTTCGGCACTGGCGCGCTGAAGGTGACGCCCGCGCACGACCCCAACGACTTCGAGATCATGAAGCGCCACGGCCTGGACGCCGTGCAGGTGATCGGCGAGGACGGCCGCATCACCGACGCTGCGCCCGAGGCCTACCGGGGGCTTCCGGTGGCCGAGGCGCAGGACCGCGTGGTGGCAGACCTCGAGGCCCAAGGGCTCATCCGCGGCACCGAGGACTACCTGCACACCGTGCCGTTCTCGCACCGTTCGGGCGCGCGCGTGGAGCCGCTGCTGTCGCTGCAGTGGTTCTGCGACATGGAGGCCCTGGCCCGCCCGGCCATCGAGGCCGAGGAGAACGGGGACGTGCGGTTCACCCCGCCCACCTGGGGGCGGGTGTACCGCGACTGGCTCGAGGAGATCCGCCCGTGGTGCCTCTCGCGCCAGCTGTGGTGGGGGCACCAGCTGCCGGTGTGGTACCGCGGCGACGAGGTGCACGTCGGCATGGAGCCGCCCGGGGGCGACGGCTGGGAGCGCGACCCCGACGTGCTCGACACCTGGTTCTCATCGGCGCTGTGGCCCTTCGCCACGCTGGGCTGGCCCGACCGCACCGTGGAGCTCTCGCGCTTCTACCCCACGAGCGTGCTCTCCACCGCGCGCGAGATCATCTTCCTCTGGGTTGCGCGCATGGTGATGATGGGCCTCGAGTACATGGGCGAAGTGCCGTTCCGCGACGTCTACATCCACTCGGTGGTGCAGGCGCCCGACGGCCGGCGCATGAGCAAGAGCCTCGGTACCGGCATCGACCCGCTCGACGTGGTGGATCGCGAGGGCGCCGACGCCCTCAGGTTCGGCCTGCTCATGATCACCTCCACGCAGGACGTGCGCTTCAGCGAGGACCGCATCCGCCAGGGGCGCCAGCTGGTGACGAAGCTGTGGAACGCCACGCGCCTCGTGGTGGAGCGCGGCGGGCGCGCCGGCGCGCAGCCGGCGCCCGAGATGCTGGGCGACCGCTGGATCGCCTCGGTCATCGGCGGCGCCATCGCGCAGTCCGACGACCTGGTGCAGGGCTTCGAGTTCAGCCAGTTCGCCGACGGCCTCTATCACCTGGTGTTCGACGACCTCTGCGACTGGTACCTCGAGTTGCTCAAGGCCGGGCTCGCCACGCCCGAGTTCGCGGGCGCGGCGCTGGAGCAGGTGCTGGCCCTGGCGCACCCGGTGATCCCGTTCACCACCGAGGAGTGCTGGAGCCGCCTGCCGGGGTCGGAGGGGCTCATGCTCACCCACGCGCCGCCCGAGGCGCCGGGCCCCCATGACGAGCAGGCCGAGGCCGCCATCGGGGCCCTGCGCGAGGCGGTGCAGGCCATCCGGTCGTTCCGCGCCGAGCACGGAGTGCCGCAGCGCGAGGCGCTGGTGGCGGCGGTGGCCGCCGACCGCCCCACAGGCCTGCCCGTGGACGCCCTGGCCGCAATCGCCAACCTCGAGGTCGGCGACCCCGGTGACGACGCCCTGGTGCTGTCCCTGTCTTACGGGCGCATCCTCCTGACGGCGCCTGCCGTGGACGTGCAGGCCGAGCGCGTGCGGCTGCAGGCCGCCCTCGATGCCGCACGCATCGAGCTCGCGCGCGCCCGGAAGCAGTTGTCCAACGAGAAGTTCACGAGCCGGGCGCCTGAGCACCTGGTGGATGCCGAGCGCGAGAAGGCCCGTCGCTTCGCCGCCGAGGTGGATGAGGTGTCCGCCCGCCTCGACGCCCTGGGATAG
- a CDS encoding bifunctional folylpolyglutamate synthase/dihydrofolate synthase: MPSARRPVASPPRWMRCPPASTPWDSRMDPAAAERWIAGLDLMGMRFGLERMTALMQALGQPCRDIPSVHVVGTNGKTSVTRMTAAFLTDAGLRTGAYTSPHVLGWRERVQLDGVDMPPDVFAVAATRVHDAVPGVPEGRVTQFEAMTAVGLCALAAAGAEAVVVEAGLGGRLDATNVIDAPVVALSAVDLDHTELLGDDVASIAGEKLGVAPDGFTGLVVGEQDPANLSQVRGVADTRGMSGWWMGQEFDVQAGNGESMAIRTPNGALRVDADLPARWQRANLALGVASAERVLHRGLVREEVERGLAAVRNPGRLQVVHGEPTVVLDGAHNPAGARALAEAVPMILGSVRPVAVIGMMADKDAEGMLDALAPVIRSACVTRASSGRAIRPEPIARMLRERGVHAQVVPGPARALDAARADAGPQGAVLVAGSLHLLSDLAPAVMGQSGTLAAASGPKERLATVWRLDDFRK, encoded by the coding sequence ATGCCGAGCGCGAGAAGGCCCGTCGCTTCGCCGCCGAGGTGGATGAGGTGTCCGCCCGCCTCGACGCCCTGGGATAGCCGCATGGACCCCGCGGCGGCCGAGCGCTGGATCGCGGGACTCGACCTCATGGGCATGAGGTTCGGGCTCGAGCGCATGACGGCGCTCATGCAGGCGCTGGGCCAGCCGTGCCGGGACATCCCGTCGGTGCATGTGGTGGGCACCAACGGCAAGACGTCCGTCACGCGCATGACCGCGGCGTTTCTCACCGACGCCGGGCTTCGCACCGGCGCCTACACGTCGCCGCATGTGCTGGGCTGGCGCGAGCGGGTGCAACTGGACGGCGTGGACATGCCCCCGGATGTCTTCGCGGTCGCGGCCACGCGCGTGCACGACGCCGTTCCGGGCGTTCCCGAGGGCAGGGTCACGCAGTTCGAGGCCATGACGGCCGTGGGGCTCTGCGCCCTCGCGGCCGCCGGCGCGGAGGCCGTGGTGGTGGAGGCCGGCCTCGGCGGGCGGCTGGATGCCACCAACGTGATCGATGCCCCCGTGGTGGCGCTCTCGGCCGTGGACCTCGACCACACGGAGCTGCTGGGCGATGATGTCGCCTCAATCGCCGGCGAGAAGTTGGGGGTGGCCCCCGACGGCTTCACCGGCCTGGTGGTGGGCGAGCAGGACCCCGCGAACCTGTCCCAGGTGCGCGGCGTGGCCGATACACGCGGCATGTCGGGTTGGTGGATGGGGCAGGAGTTCGACGTGCAAGCCGGAAACGGTGAGTCCATGGCTATCCGCACCCCCAACGGCGCCCTGCGCGTGGACGCCGACCTGCCCGCCCGGTGGCAGCGCGCGAACCTGGCCCTCGGGGTGGCGTCGGCCGAGCGCGTACTGCATCGCGGCCTGGTGCGCGAGGAGGTCGAGCGCGGGCTCGCGGCGGTGCGCAACCCCGGCCGCCTGCAAGTGGTGCACGGCGAGCCCACCGTGGTGCTGGACGGCGCCCACAACCCGGCGGGCGCGCGCGCCCTTGCCGAGGCGGTGCCGATGATCCTCGGCAGCGTGCGCCCGGTGGCCGTCATCGGGATGATGGCCGACAAGGACGCCGAGGGAATGCTCGATGCCCTCGCCCCGGTAATCCGCAGCGCGTGCGTCACGCGCGCATCATCCGGTCGCGCCATCCGCCCCGAGCCCATCGCACGCATGCTGCGCGAGCGCGGAGTGCACGCCCAGGTGGTGCCCGGCCCTGCGCGGGCCCTCGATGCCGCTCGCGCCGATGCGGGCCCGCAGGGCGCCGTGCTGGTGGCGGGATCCCTGCACCTGCTGTCCGACCTGGCCCCCGCTGTGATGGGGCAGTCAGGTACACTCGCCGCCGCCTCGGGCCCCAAGGAAAGACTGGCTACCGTGTGGCGGCTCGACGACTTCCGGAAGTGA
- the tig gene encoding trigger factor, which produces MPVAAEVTALEDDQVRIDISVPEDEVRKQFDRTVKETSARMRIPGFRPGKVPAGIVIQRVGRDGLFAQTIDRALNDWYREALATTGIDPIESPEVDMGDATERGVAFAVTVKVPPTPKLGEYKGLEVMKEPAETPADAIEEEINRVREQGARLEDKDGAAGIGDFVVADIDGTLDGEALPQAQSRDQLVELGTARILPEFTNALEGTKAGDSVTFDVTYPEDAPEEIRGKTVAYSITVQKVQGKVLPELDDALAETVGFATAAEMREEIEQRLATATERAVEERFRRRVIDAAVAGADFQVPAAMVERRVEEILQDTSHQLPQGITLEQYLAMQGQTLDQAREGLRTDAELSIRRELVVEAIADAEGIMLSDDDIEARVRSDAAAAGRDPEELLGDLRRAGGWDNLREDLRIERAVDMIVDSAKQISLEEAEKREAAEARAADPAEAKPAAAKAPAKKPAARKPAAAKQAAKKKPAAKKPAAKKPAAKKPAAKGAAAKSTAAKPAAKRATPAKPAARKAATSGAKGSGTAAAKKPAAARKPAPKKKPGAG; this is translated from the coding sequence ATACCGGGGTTCCGGCCCGGCAAGGTGCCCGCCGGCATCGTCATCCAGCGGGTAGGCCGTGACGGCCTGTTCGCGCAGACGATCGATCGCGCGCTGAACGACTGGTACCGCGAGGCGCTGGCGACCACCGGCATCGACCCCATCGAGTCGCCTGAGGTGGACATGGGCGACGCCACCGAGCGGGGCGTGGCATTCGCCGTGACCGTGAAGGTGCCGCCGACGCCGAAGCTGGGTGAGTACAAGGGCCTGGAGGTGATGAAGGAGCCGGCGGAGACCCCCGCCGACGCCATCGAGGAGGAGATCAACCGGGTGCGCGAGCAGGGCGCGCGCCTTGAGGACAAGGACGGCGCAGCGGGCATCGGCGACTTCGTGGTAGCCGACATCGACGGCACGCTCGACGGCGAGGCGCTGCCGCAGGCCCAGTCGCGCGACCAGCTCGTGGAGCTCGGCACCGCCCGCATTCTCCCCGAGTTCACGAACGCCCTCGAGGGCACGAAGGCCGGCGACTCCGTGACCTTCGACGTCACCTACCCCGAGGACGCCCCCGAGGAGATTCGCGGCAAGACCGTGGCGTACAGCATCACCGTGCAGAAGGTGCAGGGGAAGGTGCTGCCCGAGCTGGACGACGCCCTCGCCGAGACCGTGGGCTTTGCCACCGCCGCCGAGATGCGCGAGGAGATCGAGCAGCGGCTGGCCACGGCCACCGAGCGCGCCGTTGAGGAGCGCTTCCGCCGCCGTGTGATTGACGCCGCCGTCGCGGGCGCCGACTTCCAGGTGCCCGCCGCCATGGTGGAGCGCCGCGTGGAGGAGATCCTCCAAGACACCTCGCACCAACTGCCGCAGGGCATCACCCTCGAGCAGTACCTGGCCATGCAGGGGCAGACGCTCGACCAGGCGCGCGAGGGCCTGCGCACCGACGCCGAGCTGTCGATCCGCCGCGAGCTCGTGGTGGAGGCCATCGCCGATGCCGAGGGCATCATGCTCAGTGATGACGACATCGAGGCGCGCGTGCGGTCGGATGCCGCCGCCGCCGGGCGCGATCCCGAGGAGCTGCTCGGTGACCTGCGCAGGGCCGGCGGGTGGGACAACCTGCGCGAGGACCTGCGCATCGAGCGCGCGGTCGACATGATCGTTGACAGCGCGAAGCAGATCTCGCTCGAGGAGGCCGAGAAGCGCGAGGCCGCAGAGGCCAGGGCCGCAGACCCCGCCGAGGCGAAGCCCGCTGCCGCGAAGGCCCCGGCCAAGAAGCCCGCGGCCAGGAAGCCCGCTGCGGCGAAGCAGGCAGCAAAGAAGAAGCCCGCGGCGAAGAAGCCCGCGGCGAAGAAGCCCGCGGCGAAGAAGCCCGCGGCGAAGGGTGCCGCGGCCAAGAGCACGGCGGCCAAGCCCGCCGCCAAGAGGGCCACGCCCGCCAAGCCCGCCGCCAGAAAGGCTGCAACGTCGGGTGCGAAGGGGAGCGGGACGGCGGCGGCGAAGAAGCCTGCGGCCGCCAGGAAGCCCGCGCCAAAGAAGAAGCCCGGCGCCGGGTAG